The following is a genomic window from Rutidosis leptorrhynchoides isolate AG116_Rl617_1_P2 chromosome 8, CSIRO_AGI_Rlap_v1, whole genome shotgun sequence.
ACCAAAAAGCTTCACAATTTGTCATGTTTAGGCTAAAATAATCAATATGCAACGATGGTACAATGGTCAACTCGGGTCAAACTAGATAAGTGAAATTATAGAAATCCTAAATAACCGTGCAAACATACCAAAAGCACATATTAAAATCACATGCCAGAGTGTTTCATGCTTTAAATCTCAATTTCAATGTCCAAAAAGTCAACGCCGGTCAAACCCTAAAGTCATTAACCCTAATCTCAATTTCATAACTAAAGAAACACCAATTTTAAGGGTTCATGGCAATAGCGTGTTGGTTAACTAGCAAATAACCTTAGACAACACCCAATTTCATCCCTTACATCCAAACATAAAAAGACCCGATTTTGAAGAACCCTAGAATCACAAAGTTGAAATTTGTGCAATTAAACATGGCAAACATGTAAATCAACAACATTGCAACCTAGAATAAATAAAAATATCACCATAATCAACTTAGATCTAGCATAATTGACAAACAAGGCACATAAAGTAAAAAGCATGAAGATTTCACAAAGAAGTGCAATTAAGTGAAATAAGTGCAAGATCATACTTGAAATATGTTTGATGCTGACAAATTAGCAAGATCCTTGTAGATAATTGATGAATTAGATGAAAGAAATCAGGTTTTTAAGTGTGTAAGTCAGAGGTAAGAAACTTAGATGAGTGAGGAAAAGTGATTTAAATAAACCCCCAAAACACATTCAAAACAGGGCCTGGAACGCCGTTCCATATGCTGGAACGTCGTTCCAGTTTACCAGGAAACTAGAACGTAGTTCCCTATTTCCACAACATCGTTCTAACTCAACAGGAACGTTGTTCTTTCAAGAAAACGTCATTCCTGAAACTGCTCGGAAGGTGCTTCTGTTCAAGGTCAAGATAAAGAACGTCATTCCAAAAGTAGGAACGTCGTTCTTGGTCTAGAAGTGCAGTTTTTCAACATTTTAGCTCAAACAAGCACAATCCTACCCAAATCATAAACTATTTGGTCTTTTCAAACTTACcaaatgcatgaaatgcaactaCATGTTAATGCAAGGCTAACAAAAACGCAAAAACAAACAATTCTACATAAAACGCAAGCTACCATGAACAAATATATACAAGCGTGATCATTTTGGTCTAGGGTCTATCACATGACCCGTTTTAAGCAGAATGGTGTCACTTTGGGTAGAGCTTGATGTTATCAAGCTTGAAAGCATTGAtttcatcaaagtaaggtctcaatCGGTGCCTGTTTACCTTAAAAGTGTCGTTATCCCCATACAACTCAACATAGCCGGTTGAGTAAGCTCTTTTGACTATGTAGGGTCCCGACCATCTAGATTTTAACTTACCGGGCGAGAACTTAAATCGAGAATTAAACACTAGAACCTTGTCGTTTGGGTGAAATTCTTTAGGTCCCTTAAGTCGGGCGTTATGCCATTTCTTAGTTTTCTATTTGTATGACAAAGAGTTCTTGTATGCCTCCAATCTAAGTTCCTCTAATTCGTAAAATTACATAACCCATTTTTCCTTTGCTTGGCAAAGATCTAGGTTCACCTCTTTCAATGCCCATAAAGCCATATGCTCAACCTCCACCGGGACGTGACATGCTTTCCCATATACTAGACGAAATGGTGTAGTGCTTATTGGTGTCTTATATGTTGTTCGAAATGCCCATAAGGCATCGTCAAGCTTGGTTGACCATAATTTAGGGTTGTTATGAACCGTCTTTTCTAAAATCCTTTTTAACGCACGATTTATGTTCtcgacttgaccactcgtttgagggtggtaagggaTCGAGAAACGATGCGTTACACCATACTTTTCCATAACTTTTTCCATAAGATGGTTTGAAAAATGCGTGCCTCGATCCGAGATCAATGCTTTTGGAACTCCAAACCTCGGAAACAAACTCTTCAAAAACTTTATCACAACCCTCGTGTTATTGGTTGGCAAGGCTTTAGCCTCGGCCCACTTCGAGACATAATCAACCGCGACTAAAATGTAGAGACACTTATTCGAGTTTGGAAATGGGCCCATGAAATCTAGGCCTCATACATCAAATATCTCACATATTTGGATCCCGGATTGGGGCATTTCGTCCTTTTTCGAAATGGATCCGGacctttgacaagaatcacaacATTTGACTAACTCGTGGGCGTCTTTGAATATAGTGGGCCAATAGAAACCCGAATCGAATACCTTCTTGGCGGTGTGATTCGGTCCAAAATGGCCACCCGTGGGCCTACTATGACAAATTTTTAAGATTTCTCGGGCCTCTTGCCCATAAACACACATCCGAATTACTTGATCCACCCCGATGTGGAACAAGTCCGGGTCTTCCCAAAAGTAGTACCTTAGGTCATTGAAAAAATTCTTCTTTTGTTGGTACGAAAGTCCTTTTTTCAAAACATTTGAGCCAAATAATTTGCAAAATCGGCAAATCATGGAACTTCATAGACTAGATCAACCCTCATTAAGTGTTCATTCGGGAAAGTGTCCCGAATTTTGGACTCATCAAAAGGTTGTAGCCCGGGGTTGTCTAGTCTTGACAAATGGTCGGCCGCCACATTATCGGCCCCCTTTTTATCCCTTATTtatatatcaaactcttgtaagagaagAACCCATCTAATTAAGCGATGTTTCGAATCTTGTTTTTGAAAAAGATATCGTAACGCGGAGTGGTCAGTGTATACGATCGTTTTGGAAAGCATAAGATAAGATcaaaatttgtcgaaggcgaacacTACCGCAagaagttccttctcggtggtagtgtaattcaaTTGTGCCCCGGTCAATGTTTTGCTTACAATAAATTGGTCTAAAGTGTTGGTCAACCCTTTGACCAAGCTCTGCGCCAAGCGCGTAGTCCCTCGCATTGCACATTAATTCTAAGTCTTTGTCCCAATAAGGAGAGATAAGAATCAGTGTATTGGTGAGATTTTCTTTTAACAAGTTAAATGCCTCGgtgcaatcatcatcaaacaagaaAGGTTGGTCCTTTTCTAACAATTTGGTCATGGGGCGGGCGatttttgaaaaatcctttatgaaccgACGATAAAATCCCGCGTGCCCAAGAAAACTTTGGATTGCTTTCACATTCGATGGTTTTGGAAGGTCTTTTATCGCactaattttagctttatctaccccAATTCccacctttgaaattttatgacctaaaactAACCCCTCGTTGACCATgtagtgacatttttcccaattaagtaccaaGTTTGCATTTTCGCAATGGGTCAACATTTTATCAAGGCTTTTCAGACAGTGGTCAAATTAGTCCCCAAATaccaaaaagtcatccatgaatacctcCATCGTGTCCTCTACCATATCCGAGAAAATTGCAAGCACGCATCTTTGGAATGTCCCCGGGACGTTACACAACCCGAAGGGCATTCGTCGGTATGCAAAGGTACCATAGGGACACATAAAGGTAATCTTTTTTTGGTCCCCGGGGTCTATCAGGATTTGGAAGTATCCCGCGaacccgtcaagaaaataataaaattcttttccaCTTAAACGCTCAATCATTTGATCGATATACGGGatagggaaatgatcctttctcgtGGCATCGTTGAGACACCAATAATCTATACTCACCTACCATCCCGTGATGGTTCGGGTCAGGACAAGCTCATTTTGGTCATTTAAGATCACCGTGgtcccaccctttttgggcaccacTTGGACGGGACTCACCCATGGTGAGTCGGATATTGGGTAAATAAGGCCCACATCTAGCAATTTAATAACCTCCTTTTTCATAACCTCTTTCATATTAGGGTTAAGTCTCCATTGTCTTTGGACAACCGGTTTAAAGTTCTCCTCCATGAGGATCTTGTGAGTACAATATGATGGATTGATACTTGGGATATTTTTTGGTTTTCTTTGCTATCGCTTTATGGTGAGACTTGATAAGTGAAACAAGCTTTGATTTTGGTCAACGGTGAGTCTAGATGAGATTATCATCGGAAGTTGGCTTGATTCTATAAGATAAGCATACTCAAGATGCTCGGGGAATTCTTTAAGCTCAAGAGTAGGAGGTTCTTCCCATGAAGACTTGattcgaaatctatcttcattagGAATAGCCTCGAATGACTCTTCCCGAGGTGTTTCACTTTCAAGTTTACTTTCATCCACATTAACATTCATTAATTCATTAAAGTTGGCTTCTAAGTCCACAATTTCATTTTCAAAGATTTGGTTGAACCCCGTGGTATCAACCCCCAAAAGCTTTTCAAGCTCCTCATCAACATAAAGGTCAATATGGTTAAAGGCATAACACTCATCATCATCGATATTGCTCGGGTGCTTCATAGCTTCTTGGATATTTATAGCCACACGCTCTTCACCAACTCCAATGTTGAGTTGGTTGCGTTGTACCAAGATGATGGTGTCGACGGTAGCAAGTAATGGTCTTCCTAAGATGAGGGGGGCTTGAAGGTCCTCCTTCATCTCCATGATAACAAAATCAACCAGGAACACCAAGGAGTCGATGCTCACCAAGATGTCCTCAGCGATTCCAATGGCGGTGTCAAATGAATGGTTGGCCAATCTTATATGAATTCGGGTCAGTTTAAGAGGTCCAAGGCCAAGTCTTTCGTAAAGTAAATTGGGCATTAGGTTAATGCTTGCTCCCAAATCGGCAAGTGCATTGAACACTTCCGAGTCACCGAACTTACATGGTAAATCAAATTTTCCCGGATCTCCTAACTTTTTAGGAATCCTTGGCCTTGATGCAAGTATCTTATTGCACTCCTCTTCAATAAAGAAAGATGTTTCCTCATGATATTTATCCCTTTGAGAGATCGACCCTTTGATGAAGCGTCCATAGTTGGGCATCCCTTTGAGCACATCGGTAATTGGCAAGTTGACCGACACATTTTTCATCATATCTTGAAACTTTTTGTATTGAGCCGCCAACTTATCCTTCCTTAAAGCTTTTGGATATGGAACCGTCCTTGTAACCTTCAAAGGCTCTTTACCCGTATCCATACCCTTTTCATCATTACCCTTATCATCCTTAACCCCCATTGAGTAGACCTTTTTCTTTACCCTTCTCCTTATTAACCCCGATTTCCTCCTCAATGAAGCTTGGTATTGGTTCTTGGGTGATAAATGGTTATGGGTTTGGATCCTCAATTCCTTCATTCAAAGTTAGACCGCTTCGAGTGGTTATGGCATTGACATTTTCATTTTGGTTTGGGTAGTTAGGGTTTTGATTAGTGTTGCTCTCAATAGGAACGACCCTTGCGGTATTGTTGTTTTTTTGGTTttgttgttgattattgttgtaattgttgtttggGTTGACTTGTGTGTTGGGTGGCAAGGTGCCTTGAGGTCTTTCGACAACTTGGTTTGAAAGTCTCCCAACGGTACTCTCTAGGTCTTGAAATGATGCTTGTTGGTGCTTCAATTGTTGCTTCAAGAACTCGTTCTCCTTTAACAAAAATGCCTCGGTTGTTTCCGCCTTCTTAATGTAGTTTTTACATGATCTCCTCTAAACTTTTAGAAGGTTGGGAAGATTGGTTGTTTTGTTGATTgttgaagggacccgtcctaatccatccagacgaagtccatattgattacaaacgattcacaatagttggttacatcgcgaggtacttgacctctctatgatacattttacaaacattgcattcgttttttaaaagacaaactttcattacttcgaaagttgacgacatgcataccatttcctaatacatccaactaaaattgacttaacaataatcttgatgaattcaatgactcgaatgcaacgtcttttgaaatatgccatgaatgactccaagtaatatctttaaaatgagcaattgcacagcggaagatttctttcgtacctgagaataaacatgctttaaagtgtcaaccaaaaggttggtgagttcattagtttatcataatcattcatttccatcattttaatagaccacaagatttacagttctcataaatatacgtcccatgcatacagacaaaaataatcattcatatggattgaacacctggtaaccgacattaacaagatgcatataagaatatcccctatcattccgggaaatccttcggacatgataaaaacgaatttgaagtactaaagcatccggtactttggatggggttcgttaggcccaatagatctatctttaggattcacgtcaattagtagatcggtttactcattcttaggttaccaagcaaaaggggcatattcggcttcgatcattcacccatataatgtagtttcgattaattgtgtctatttcgtaaaacatttataaaagcagcgcatgtattctcagtcccagaaatatataaagggtaaaaaggcaaatgaaactcacctattgtatttcgtagtaaaaatacatataacgtcattgaacaagtgcaaggttggcctcggattcacgaacctaaattaattatatatatttatatgttggtcaatatttgtctaacaattaaggtcaagtcatagtgtaccacattcctaatgctcgagactaaaatgcaaaaatcaacaaaagtcaatttgactcaaaatgatttccaaaatctatacatgattaatatatagtttaaatatcgtcgttttatatttttaaatatcttttaaaagatttattagagtaaataatataattcatttattaataaataaaactttataaaaaaatatacttttatatatcttaagtaatcaaatttataaagttcatttaatatcataaagataatatgataggtattattaaagaaattttattatacgtagtaaaaatatatttgtatctcatatgtatttgataaaataatatctataataatagtaagtaaaagttgcattattttgtaataataattattattattctactaattaaaatatcaatatttataattactaaaataaaataataattctaattatgataacattaatatttatgatactttttaatattatcttttaaaataataattctatttaaaatgataataataatgatattttacagtaacaatgacatttctattaaaatggtaatttttattaaaataatagtttaaatataacgatacttttaataataatagtaatgataaaaaaaaataataaaacgataattttatctaaatcattatcttacaatatttaaatttcatcatgatactcatactcattatttcttaattgattcgtttaatagcttttaatcgtcttttatattgttttcatattaatgataataaaagtaatcgtaataattaagtgttactaatataagttttaatcataataatactaatgataataaatattatgaatatattaatgataatactaattataactattttaatgataataataataacaatactaattataattttaacgataaatacgataataatagtaataaaaataacaattttttaatgttaacactttttattgataaagataataataataataataataataataataataataataataataataacaacaataataataataataataataataataataataataataataataataataataataataataataataataataataataataataataataataataataataataataataataaaagttataacgATGATAGTAACGACGAAGATaacaatcatttttaataataatagaaaaattcaattgattataacttctaatccgttcatcgaaaccattcgatatctaaatgaaaagttctaaatttttcgctagctttccaacgacatgcatatcttataccttatctcaatcacgggtataactaattcaagattcaacataacctatctaagggcaatatcaaaaaatacaagcatgcataattctaaatactcgagcactagtcagggatacactattgatatgtaaaaatttatttacgagtactcacgtatcaatattgagattcaatattgcaggaaagatacgtagacgcaacggagataataaacacaagattgacctcacgagcatacccatgaaccatacccatcacctccatagctataacccataatttccttagccctaacccgctcataaaacccatgttgcagtagctcgcgtgttgatagtgctccaaatgaacatatatttgtgatgacccggaaatttccgaccaaatttaaacttaatccttatatgtttcgacacgataagcaaagtctgtcatGTTGAGTctcgaacagtttacatgaatgcatttgcccttttgactattccgtcgattcacgaacatttgtttgtaaacaactaaatatatacatataaatatatataattatgaatgtaagtattagaaattataaaatgatttctataataattattatcatatgaaaatttgaatatatataaaagttatagatattatatgtcgaAATTTATTTCTAAGAAAATAATATATCAAGTAAATATAcacataatacttataaatatataagataattatatttaatatacaaacatatattgtataatgtaattatattaaaatcaataaataatatacaacatatgttatatgtggtagaattataatatatactattaatatgttaaatataattacacataaaatatgattgttatattaaTACTTTCAACAATATTAaatactttattaataatattattattatttgtaatataataatacagatatgaaatctgatacatataacttgttatatcttaaatattataatgtgtataattatcagatattattattatctttatcactaaaagtaattattattatcattaataatattattattatcattcttattataattatcattatttacttttaatatttgtatccttattactaatataataattattattgttagtattattgatattattatcattattattattttatgattattattagtattttaattattatatgattataattattaatttaatatatactaattttatttatataaaaacagtatatatatatatatatatatatatatatatatatatatatatatatatatatatatatatatatatatatatatatatatatgattgggaAGATCAGAAGTTGTTAAACGTTATTATCATCCTGTGTCTAATTGATTTTTCAGTACCAATTATCTTACAAGTTGTTAGAAATCTCAATCAACTTTTAAatacttttcttattttatttaTGATCAAACAAATTCTGTCCACTCTTTTAAACTACAAAACAATTGATTAAACAGTATTCTGGACCAATTCAATTGACATTACAAcctcagtatcaaatataataaccAATTCTTGCATTTTCTGTTTGAAATTACCTCAAACCTTCCATCGTTACAACTACTGTTGCAGGTTCTCTTTTTGTGTCTCTTTTGGCCGTAAACTAACACCACCATGAGTCACCATTCGATCACCTTGATCATCATCCGTATTAACCCCATGACAATTGGGAACCTGCTATCGTTTGGTGATAATACTTATCATTGTTTTGCTACAACTACTATACCTATGAACCAATTCATCGTCACCTTAGACCATCACCCACACTGCCTTCTCCATTACAATAGCAAAACACCACCGCTTAAAGACAACCTTTTCTTCCTTCTGGTCACTGTTACGATTATGAACACAATAAAGATGAagttgataatgattatgataaatgatacGATGAGAACAAATAAGAACTGAAGACTGCCTTGGTTGTTGTTGCATTTAGTACACCTGCTACATCATTAAAACAACTGCACCTTTTTGTTCGAATTACTATCCTCTTTCTAATCCAAACCTTCCAACACCACTCATTCATCACTCATTCATGCGAAAACTGTAGCAGTTATATTCGTTGCTTTACATCAAACAAATCAATCACCTATTCTTTGTATATATGGTACATGATTATATACATACATGGCATCCACcacaaaacccacttagaaatcatcTTTCTGTTTCTTCAAATCCTGTCGAACTCCATCATTCAAACATCTTCTAACGTGCTACTGCTACTTTTCAAATCGAATAACAAGAGGAATGAAGAAGATGCTGAATCAAAAAAACTCGCTGCTATATGTCTCTTATATCAAACCAAAGTGTGTTCCTCTTAAACTCATTCAAATGACATTATTTATTTGAGATTGTTTAATGGCCGACCAGAGTTCCAATTGAGTAAATTAACTACCAATAAAAAAAAACGACCCATTATCCTTTGTTCCTCCTTTTCTTTCGGTTATTTACTTACTCCACCAACATGTACCTTTTAAGATGTGTAAAGGGAATCCTAGGGTACACTGCCATATTTTGATGATTACAATGAGCTGTATAATGGACTGTCCAGCGGGCTTCTAAAATTACAGATGGGCCTTATGTTCCTGTTTGGGCCATAACCCTTTTCTGTTGGGCGGAGGTCTCGTTTCCTCTCTTTTTTCTCATGTTAAACTAAAACATTGGCAAGTAATTGATACTTATGCATGACGATGGGATGTAGATGATGATCATgatatgatgatgatcatgaatgtATATTAAAGATGATGAATTAAAAACATAATGATGAATGATGTTTAATGGTTGGTGATGATGATTAAATGTTGCTGCTTGAAAAGGGTTAAAAGaattaaagatagtaattaaaacagAAACAATGACGGTTGGATGGTTTAGGTGGGTATGGGTTGgaactagaggtcgcgggttcaaacccggggtcGAGCGATTTAATTTTTTAAAGCCTTATAAGGtagcattttttttattattattattgatattattaatattatgctaatactaatattaaaattaggattattgttattattactatcatttatgattattattaatattagtgttaaacgattaaaaagattattaatattatcattattattattagtagtatcattattattaacattatcatttttagtatcattattatagttaatatatcattatcatcattattagttttattattattgttattattattattaaaaataaacattttttatatataaaaagatgTATATTCATTTCATACgtcataactaaattaatattacatactatttttttaatataaaatgttaatatctataaatatataaaatagttataattaatctaGTTATTACGATAACATATAAACTATTAAGATaacaagtatactaatattaataaataaatttgctTGAATaatattacatgttttaatatatataaatgatataggttcgtgaatccgaggacaactctgcattgttcaatatagtcatatgtatttttactacaaaatacattaggtgagttcatttgattcccttttactctttacatttttgggactgagaatacatgcgctgtttttacaactgcttaattaaatgcttttgaaatatagtttgaactgcgaatacatgaaatgcttttataaatgtttgacgagatagacacaagcaaaacattcctcgaatgaatcattacgcagacagaagttctgtggattattattgaattatgtggacatgataattgccagcattgaattatgtggacatgataattgccaccattgaattatgtggacgtgataattgccaccatggaattatgtggacatgataattgccaccaattgatatgaatgttatgtatcgagagaatgattttatacacagattatgtgtatgttatttttgtgcacaagatatgtgtacggatactaagatttatgaaagatgattttgtacacgagaaaggtgtactgtatttaaaaaatatcgcatgtacattacaggtgggtataggatttgggcccatttgtaccatgcaggatttaaatcttgtggtctatcaaaatgatgaaattttattgttttatgataaacctatgaactcaccaaccttttggttgacacttgaaagcatgtttattctcaggtatgaaagaaatcttccgctgtgcatttgctcacattacatggagtcgttcatggcatatagaggtccgttcatcacaatggtaccagatgttattgtattcgttcaggaaaatttggacggggtatgacatgtggtatcagagcggtggtcttagcgaaccaggtcttgcattagtgtgtctaactg
Proteins encoded in this region:
- the LOC139863877 gene encoding uncharacterized protein, producing the protein MGVKDDKGNDEKGMDTGKEPLKVTRTVPYPKALRKDKLAAQYKKFQDMMKNVSVNLPITDVLKGMPNYGRFIKGSISQRDKYHEETSFFIEEECNKILASRPRIPKKLGDPGKFDLPCKFGDSEVFNALADLGASINLMPNLLYERLGLGPLKLTRIHIRLANHSFDTAIGIAEDILVSIDSLVFLVDFVIMEMKEDLQAPLILGRPLLATVDTIILVQRNQLNIGVGEERVAINIQEAMKHPSNIDDDECYAFNHIDLYVDEELEKLLGVDTTGFNQIFENEIVDLEANFNELMNVNVDESKLESETPREESFEAIPNEDRFRIKSSWEEPPTLELKEFPEHLEYAYLIESSQLPMIISSRLTVDQNQSLFHLSSLTIKR